One window of Quercus robur chromosome 5, dhQueRobu3.1, whole genome shotgun sequence genomic DNA carries:
- the LOC126727430 gene encoding putative F-box protein At1g49610, with the protein MEAEAERSSTSSEDISVSSYDSSLVKNPNSEEEQREEEEQSDCNDYEDVHQAKRRKYVAVFRDSDDEDRISDLSDSIILSILAFLPTKDAIKTGVLSKRWVQLWTSVPSLSFSDAGYFNNTKVFASNVDSALLLHSAPKLSNFLLEFWYNSQLKTRVDDWVRFATAAKVDQLSLKLSSNYYKNSEAYVLPQDLYANEFVSEFEFCFCKIFPTGVVNWSSLKRLCIGYTALPEEAITKVLMGSPKLEYLELCNCCQVKQLSIVSDSLRKLVVKDHLRHSYFPAVQLEIVAPKIESLEILGNFDRNKCRIKDVSALVEAKLDFHMSMGCRCKKEDACKEYQGIVRGLLESVHHVKELTVGPWCLMVLSIMSVKHRPFPSLKCKRLTVKTSMKKWDFLGIASLLQSSPYVETLVMDIKSHDNSGSEFLGRRYFHTRKFDEVSHWKSKKIHFKSLLQYLKTVKISGFVERLFHRKEVFISVVQFLLKNAKVLEKMVISEALVMQNQNMVHEFRQMAQKLISFPKSSPQVMVMSCSHISKII; encoded by the exons ATGGAGGCAGAAGCAGAACGAAGCTCAACTTCTAGCGAAGACATCAGCGTCTCCTCCTACGATTCCAGCCTCGTGAAAAACCCCAATTCCgaagaagaacaaagagaagaagaagaacagagTGACTGTAATGATTACGAAGATGTTCATCAAGCTAAGCGTCGCAAATATGTGGCAGTGTTCAGAGACAGCGACGATGAAGATCGAATCAGCGATTTATCGGACTCGATCATCCTCAGCATCCTCGCGTTCTTGCCCACGAAAGACGCTATCAAAACCGGCGTTTTGTCGAAAAGATGGGTTCAGCTCTGGACCTCTGTTCCTTCTCTCAGTTTCAGCGACGCTGGTTATTTCAATAACACTAAAGTTTTCGCCTCTAATGTGGATAGTGCTTTGCTCCTGCACAGTGCTCCGAAGCTCTCGAATTTCTTGCTCGAATTCTGGTACAATTCACAGCTTAAGACTCGAGTCGATGACTGGGTTCGTTTCGCCACAGCTGCGAAGGTAGACCAACTCAGTCTTAAATTATCATCGAATTATTATAAGAATTCCGAGGCATATGTATTGCCTCAGGATCTTTATGCCAATGAATTTGTTTCTGAATTCGAATTTtgtttctgcaaaattttcccAACTGGGGTTGTGAATTGGAGTTCACTCAAGCGATTGTGCATTGGGTACACGGCTTTGCCCGAAGAGGCGATAACGAAAGTGCTGATGGGTAGTCCTAAACTTGAATACTTGGAATTGTGTAATTGTTGTCAGGTTAAACAGTTGAGCATAGTTTCTGATAGTCTGAGGAAATTGGTAGTAAAAGACCATTTGCGACATTCGTATTTCCCTGCAGTGCAATTGGAAATTGTGGCTCCGAAGATTGAGTCACTGGAAATTCTGGGGAACTTTGATAGAAATAAGTGTCGGATCAAAGACGTGTCGGCATTGGTTGAGGCTAAGCTCGATTTCCACATGTCTATGGGTTGTAGGTGTAAAAAGGAAGATGCTTGTAAGGAGTATCAAGGCATTGTGAGGGGACTTCTTGAGAGTGTGCATCATGTCAAAGAGCTTACTGTTGGCCCATGGTGTCTCATG GTTCTATCTATAATGTCAGTGAAACATCGGCCTTTTCCATCTTTGAAGTGCAAACGTTTAACGGTGAAAACAAGCATGAAGAAATGGGACTTCCTTGGCATTGCAAGCCTGCTTCAAAGTTCGCCATATGTTGAGACATTGGTTATGGACATCAAATCCCACGACAACTCAGGGTCAGAG TTTCTAGGAAGACGCTACTTCCACACTCGCAAGTTTGATGAAGTGAGCCAttggaaatcaaagaaaatccaTTTCAAGTCTTTGCTGCAATACCTCAAAACAGTCAAGATTTCTGGTTTTGTAGAAAGGTTGTTCCACAGAAAGGAAGTATTCATTTCTGTAGTACAATTTCTGCTCAAGAATGCAAAGGTGCTGGAAAAGATGGTTATCAGTGAAGCATTGGTAATGCAAAACCAGAATATGGTACATGAATTTCGACAAATGGCTCAAAAGTTGATTAGCTTCCCCAAATCCTCTCCTCAAGTAATGGTCATGTCATGTTCCCATATCAGTAAAATCATATAA
- the LOC126727431 gene encoding anaphase-promoting complex subunit 4 — METDEDQRVIPFQLQFDKPVASQIKIAEWNPEKDLLAMVTEDSKILLHRFNWQRLWTISPGRCITSLCWRPDGKAIAVGLEDGTVSLHDVENGKLLRSLKSHTVAVVCLNWEEDGHLIRDDNGNISTYEDRTSRFFPPAPRVPRMAGVVSGDTGFMDDNEDSFRELSNSSHQRFNILCSGDKDGSICFSIFGIFPIGKINIHKFCFPTPLVGTQATYRLLNASIYKVALSKDLCHLIVMCSGELIEDNDASRDRRTAGHGMHGLHSLMLDTSIFWKRKNELHQVAQQASNIEDLTEVIRASLSVMCKQWSDAMHTFHEKFDPLSTLIIDHGLDSSPQEEFLSLLGGARTSPPVHQFLVNSLGEVGAKRVSKVVCGAGKELQLIVLNHLQPAAEIIGFRTGELRGLSRWRARYQGVGLDETLINNATEKAGMLLVQVERFMRVLSSVVQQFSNFFNWLLKCIKLLMSEPSDQLLPYNSELAVIFLKFLYDQDPVRKLLELSEADCDIEIELETMQRVKELVHFGGFLDCEYLRRTLAKEFQQMESSFKEAFLMPFSTISEKILCENLLPLFSLPSSPASTSFPVPTSISYYEDSSHAMSSNQTSQNSFIDYISFQIPEESFPEIANCIGIARGFMNDLISVKKGYSSLEAVLLGVPDGYHCVDLSLYKESQIVLLLNETTSSEGSGDACMMIVQANDLPFVSISRSTSLDYWMLHQLKESVVYLQMENEKVRSIPHSVIAPLAVSTSRGVACVFAARKRALVYILEEDEDEVSDAE, encoded by the exons ATGGAAACCGACGAGGATCAGCGTGTGATTCCTTTTCAGCTTCAATTCGACAAACCGGTCGCCTCTcag ATAAAGATTGCGGAGTGGAATCCGGAGAAGGATTTGCTGGCCATGGTTACGGAGGACTCGAAGATTTTGCTGCATCGTTTCAATTGGCAGAGATTATGGACGATCTCTCCTG GGAGGTGCATAACATCCTTATGTTGGCGACCTGATGGTAAAGCAATAGCTGTTGGACTTGAAGATGGAACAGTCTCATTGCACGATGTTGAA AATGGAAAGTTGTTGAGAAGTTTAAAGTCCCATACTGTTGCTGTTGTGTGTCTTAACTGGGAGGAGGATGGACATCTGATTAGA GATGACAATGGTAACATCTCAACATATGAAGATCGTACTTCTCGTTTCTTTCCTCCTGCTCCAAGAGTTCCCCGGATGGCTGGAGTGGTATCTGGAGATACTGGCTTTATGGATGACAATGAAGATTCATTTCGAGAGCTGtcaaattcttcacatcaacgcTTTAATATCCTGTGCAGTGGAGACAAGGATGGAAGCATTTGCTTTAGCATATTTGGAATTTTTCCAATAGGCAAAATT AACATACACAAGTTTTGTTTTCCTACTCCTCTTGTGGGCACTCAAGCTACTTACCGACTTCTTAATGCTTCCATTTACAAG GTTGCTTTATCAAAAGATCTTTGTCATTTGATAGTCATGTGCTCGGGAGAACTTATTGAAGATAATGATGCATCAAGAGACAGAAGAACGGCTGGACATGGTATGCATGGCTTGCATTCCTTAATGCTCGATACTTCTATATTTTGGAAGAG GAAAAATGAGCTTCATCAGGTCGCTCAACAAGCATCTAATATTGAGGATCTAACAGAGGTTATCCGGGCATCATTATCAGTAATGTGTAAGCAGTGGTCTGATGCTATGCACACTTTTCATGAGAAGTTTGATCCTTTGTCTACTCTGATTATTGACCATG GACTTGACTCATCCCCCCAAGAGGAGTTTCTTAGCCTTTTAGGTGGTGCTCGGACCAGTCCACCAGTTCATCAATTTCTAGTTAACTCTCTTGGTGAAGTG GGTGCCAAGCGTGTGTCAAAGGTTGTCTGTGGTGCTGGAAAAGAACTTCAGCTCATTGTCCTTAATCATCTACAG CCTGCTGCAGAAATTATTGGATTTAGGACGGGGGAATTGAGGGGCCTTTCAAGATGGCGTGCACGCTATCAGGGTGTTGGTTTGGACGAGACACTCATCAATAATGCAACAGAAAAAGCTGGTATGTTACTTGTTCAAGTGGAACGGTTTATGAGAGTGCTTTCATCTGTGGTACAGCAG TTTTCTAATTTCTTCAACTGGCTTCTAAAATGTATAAAGCTACTAATGTCAGAACCCAGTGATCAGCTTCTACCATACAATAG TGAGCTTGCtgtaatatttttgaaatttttatatgaTCAAGATCCTGTTAGAAAGTTGCTGGAGCTATCTGAGGCTGATTGCGATATTGAAATTGAATT GGAAACAATGCAAAGAGTTAAGGAATTAGTTCATTTTGGGGGATTTTTAGATTGTGAATATCTGCGAAGGACACTTGCTAAAGAATTTCAGCAGATGGAATCTAG tTTCAAGGAAGCTTTTCTGATGCCATTTAGCACAATTTCCGAAAAGATACTTTGTGAGAATCTATTGCCACTGTTCTCTCTTCCATCTTCACCGGCATCCACTTCTTTCCCTGTCCCTACATCAATATCATACTATGAG GATTCCTCCCATGCCATGTCATCTAATCAGACCAGTCAAAATAGTTTCATTGATTATATCTCTTTCCAAATACCTGAAGAGTCTTTCCCAGAGATTGCCAATTGTATAGGCATAGCAAGAGGGTTTATGAATGATTTGATCAGTGTAAAGAAGGGCTATTCTTCATTGGAAGCTGTATTGTTGGGTGTCCCTGATGGTTATCATTGTGTGGATCTTTCCTTATATAAG GAAAGTCAAATTGTTCTGTTATTAAATGAAACTACCTCTTCTGAAGGCTCTGGAGATGCCTGTATGATGATTGTACAAGCAAATGACCTTCCATTTGTATCTATTTCAAGGTCCACTAGTCTAGACTATTGGATGTTGCATCAATTAAAG GAATCTGTTGTTTACCTGCAAATGGAGAATGAAAAAGTTCGCAGTATTCCTCACTCTGTAATTGCTCCCCTGGCAGTTAGCA CATCCCGAGGTGTTGCTTGTGTATTTGCTGCAAGAAAACGTGCCTTGGTCTACATCCTGGAGGAAGACGAAGATGAGGTCTCCGATGCAGAATAa